The following coding sequences lie in one Onychomys torridus chromosome X, mOncTor1.1, whole genome shotgun sequence genomic window:
- the Hcfc1 gene encoding host cell factor 1 isoform X1, producing MASAVSPANLPAVLLQPRWKRVVGWSGPVPRPRHGHRAVAIKELIVVFGGGNEGIVDELHVYNTATNQWFIPAVRGDIPPGCAAYGFVCDGTRLLVFGGMVEYGKYSNDLYELQASRWEWKRLKAKTPKNGPPPCPRLGHSFSLVGNKCYLFGGLANDSEDPKNNIPRYLNDLYILELRPGSGVVAWDIPITYGVLPPPRESHTAVVYTEKDNKKSKLVIYGGMSGCRLGDLWTLDIETLTWNKPSLSGVAPLPRSLHSATTIGNKMYVFGGWVPLVMDDVKVATHEKEWKCTNTLACLNLDTMAWETILMDTLEDNIPRARAGHCAVAINTRLYIWSGRDGYRKAWNNQVCCKDLWYLETEKPPPPARVQLVRANTNSLEVSWGAVATADSYLLQLQKYDIPATAATATSPTPNPVPSVPANPPKSPAPAAAAPAVQPLTQVGITLVPQAATAPPSTTTIQVLPTVPGSSISVPTAARTQGVPAVLKVTGPQATTGTPLVTMRPASQSGKAPVTVTSLPASVRMVVPTQSAQGTVIGSNPQMSGMAALAAAAAATQKIPPSSAPTVLSVPAGTTIVKTVAVTPGTTTLPATVKVASSPVMVSNPATRMLKTAAAQVGTSVSSAANTSTRPIITVHKSGTVTVAQQAQVVTTVVGGVTKTITLVKSPISVPGGSALISNLGKVMSVVQTKPVQTSAVTGQASTGPVTQIIQTKGPLPAGTILKLVTSADGKPTTIITTTQASGAGTKPTILGISSVSPSTTKPGTTTIIKTIPMSAIITQAGATGVTSSPGIKSPITIITTKVMTSGTGAPAKIITAVPKIATGHGQQGVTQVVLKGAPGQPGTILRTVPMGGVRLVTPVTVSAVKPAVTTLVVKGTTGVTTLGTVTGTVSTSLAGAGAHSTSASLATPITTLGTIATLSSQVINPTAITVSAAQTTLTAAGGLTTPTITMQPVSQPTQVTLITAPSGVEAQPVHDLPVSILASPTTEQPTATVTIADSGQGDVQPGTVTLVCSNPPCETHETGTTNTATTTVVANLGGHPQPTQVQFVCDRQEAAASLVSSAVGQQNGNVVRVCSNPPCETHETGTTNTATTATSNMAGQHGCSNPPCETHETGTTSTATTAMSSIGTGQQRDTRHASSTPTVVRITVAPGALERAQSTMKPQCQTQQTNMTSTTMTVQATGAPCPAGPLLRPSVALEAGSHSPAFVQLALPSVRVGLSGPSNKDMPTGHQLETYHTYTTNTATTALSIMGAEELGAAQVVPTSTYESFQASSPSSTMTMTALEALLCPSATVSQVCSNPPCETHETGTTNTATTSNAGSAQRVCSNPPCETHETGTTHTATTATSNGSAGQPEGGQQTAGRPCETHQTTSTGTTMSVSVDALLPDATPARETLESGLEVVAVPTVTSQAGTTLLASFSTQRVCSNPPCETHETGTTHTATTVTSNMSSNQDPPPAASDQGEVVSTQGDSANITSASGITTVSSTLPRAVTTVTQSTPVPGPSVPNISSLTETTPGALTCEVPIPATITVTIANTETSDMPFSAVDILQPPEELQVSPGPRQQLPPRQLLQTASTPLMGESAEVLSASQTPELQAAVDLSSTGDPSSVQESASSAVVATVVVQPPPPAQSEVDQLSLPQELMAEAQAGTTTLMVTGLTPEELAVTAAAEAAAQAAATEEAQALAIQAVLQAAQQAVMAGTGEPMDTSEAAAAVTQAELGHLSAEGQEGQATTIPIVLTQQELAALVQQQQQLQEAQAQAQQQHHLPTEALAPADSLNDPSIESNCLNELASAVPSTVALLPSTATESLAPSNTFVAPQPVVVASPAKMQAAATLTEVANGIESLGVKPDLPPPPSKAPVKKENQWFDVGVIKGTSVMVTHYFLPPDDAVQSDDDSGMVPDYNQLKKQELQPGTAYKFRVAGINACGRGPFSEISAFKTCLPGFPGAPCAIKISKSPDGAHLTWEPPSVTSGKIIEYSVYLAIQSSQAGGEPKSSTPAQLAFMRVYCGPSPSCLVQSSSLSNAHIDYTTKPAIIFRIAARNEKGYGPATQVRWLQETSKDNSGTKPASKRPMSSPEMKSAPKKSKADGQ from the exons cGACCAACCAGTGGTTTATCCCAGCTGTGAGAGGGGATATCCCTCCAGGGTGTGCAGCCTATGGCTTTGTGTGTGATGGTACTCGCCTACTGGTGTTTGGTGGGATGGTAGAATATGGAAAATACAGCAACGACCTCTATGAACTCCAG GCCAGTCGCTGGGAATGGAAGAGACTGAAAGCAAAGACGCCTAAAAATGGACCTCCTCCATGTCCTCGGCTTGGACACAGCTTCTCTCTTGTGGGCAACAAATGCTACCTATTTGGGGGTCTGGCCAATGATAGTGAGGACCCCAAGAACAACATTCCGAG GTACCTGAATGACTTATATATCCTCGAACTACGGCCAGGCTCTGGAGTGGTAGCTTGGGACATCCCCATCACTTACGGAGTTCTGCCTCCACCTCGGGAGTCACATACTGCTGTGGTCTACACTGAAAAAGATAACAAGAAATCCAAGCTGGTGATCTATGGAGGGATGAGTGGCTGCAGGCTAGGGGACCTTTGGACCCTAGACATCG AGACACTGACATGGAATAAACCGAGCCTTAGTGGGGTGGCACCCCTTCCTCGAAGCCTCCATTCTGCAACCACCATAGGAAACAA AATGTATGTATTTGGTGGCTGGGTGCCTCTTGTCATGGATGATGTCAAAGTGGCCACACACGAGAAGGAGTGGAAGTGTACCAACACGCTGGCTTGTCTCAACCTGG ATACCATGGCCTGGGAAACCATCCTGATGGATACACTGGAAGACAACATTCCTCGAGCTCGAGCCGGTCACTGTGCTGTTGCCATCAATACTCGCTTGTATATTTGGAGTGGCCGTGATGGCTACCGCAAGGCCTGGAACAACCAGGTCTGCTGCAAGGACCTGTGGTATCTGGAGACAG AAAAGCCACCACCCCCAGCCCGAGTACAACTAGTACGAGCCAACACCAATTCACTGGAGGTTAGCTGGGGTGCAGTGGCAACAGCCGACAGTTACCTTCTGCAGCTCCAGAAATATGACATTCCTGCCACGGCTGCTACGGCTACCTCCCCTACTCCCAATCCAGTCCCATCTGTGCCTGCCAACCCTCCCAAGAGCCCTGCGCCTGCAGCAGCTGCACCTGCTGTACAGCCACTGACCCAAGTAGGCATCACACTTGTGCCCCAGGCTGCCACTGCACCCccaagcaccaccaccatccaggtCTTGCCGACAGTGCCAGGCAGCTCCATTTCTGTGCCCACCGCAGCCAGGACTCAAG GTGTTCCTGCTGTTCTCAAAGTGACTGGTCCTCAGGCTACAACAGGAACCCCACTGGTCACCATGAGACCTGCCAGCCAGTCTGGAAAAGCCCCTGTCACTGTGACCTCCCTGCCTGCTAGTGTGCGAATGGTTGTACCCACACAGAGTGCCCAGGGGACG GTGATTGGCAGCAACCCACAGATGAGTGGAATGGCTGCATtggctgctgctgccgctgccacaCAGAAAATCCCTCCTTCCTCAGCACCCACAGTGCTGAGTGTCCCAGCAGGCACCACCATTGTCAAGACAGTGGCTGTGACACCTGGCACAACCACTCTTCCAGCCACTGTGAAGGTGGCCTCCTCCCCTGTCATG GTGAGCAACCCAGCCACTCGCATGCTAAAGACTGCAGCTGCCCAAGTGGGTACATCTGTGTCCTCTGCTGCCAACACGTCTACCCGCCCTATCATCACAGTACACAAATCAGGCACTGTGACAGTGGCCCAGCAAGCCCAGGTGGTGACCACAGTAGTAGGCGGAGTCACCAAAACCATCACCCTAGTGAAGAGCCCCATCTCTGTCCCAGGAGGCAGTGCTCTG atTTCCAATCTGGGAAAAGTGATGTCAGTGGTCCAGACCAAACCAGTTCAGACTTCAGCAGTCACAGGCCAAGCCTCTACAGGCCCTGTGACTCAGATCATCCAG ACCAAAGGGCCTCTGCCTGCGGGGACTATCCTGAAGCTGGTAACATCAGCAGATGGCAAGCCcacaaccatcatcaccaccacacaGGCTAGTGGAGCAGGGACCAAGCCTACGATCCTGGGCATCAGTAGTGTCTCTCCCAGCACCACCAAACCTGGCACGACTACCATTATCAAGACCATTCCCATGTCAGCCATTATCACCCAGGCAGGCGCCACAG GTGTTACCAGCAGTCCTGGCATTAAGTCCCCCATCACAATTATCACCACCAAGGTGATGACTTCTGGAACAGGAGCACCTGCCAAAATCATCACTGCTGTCCCCAAGATTGCTACTGGCCACGGACAGCAAGGAGTGACCCAG GTGGTGCTAAAGGGGGCCCCTGGACAGCCAGGCACCATCCTCCGCACTGTGCCCATGGGCGGCGTTCGCCTGGTCACCCCTGTCACCGTCTCCGCTGTCAAGCCAGCTGTCACCACATTGGTTGTGAAGGGCACCACAG GTGTCACAACCCTAGGCACAGTGACAGGCACTGTCTCTACTAGCCTTGCAGGAGCTGGGGCCCATAGCACCAGTGCCTCCCTGGCCACACCTATTACCACCTTGGGCACCATTGCCACTCTCTCAAGCCAGGTGATCAACCCTACTGCCATCACAGTATCAGCTGCACAGACCACACTGACAGCTGCTGGTGGGCTTACTACACCCACAATCACAATGCAG CCTGTCTCCCAGCCTACCCAGGTTACTCTGATCACAGCACCCAGTGGGGTTGAGGCCCAGCCTGTACATGACCTTCCTGTGTCCATTTTGGCCTCACCTACTACAGAGCAGCCCACGGCAACAGTCACCATCGCTGACTCAGGCCAGGGTGATGTACAGCCTGGCACTGTGACACTGGTGTGCTCCAACCCACCCTGTGAAACCCATGAAACAGGCACCACCAACACGGCCACCACCACTGTTGTGGCTAACCTTGGGGGACATCCTCAGCCTACCCAGGTGCAGTTTGTTTGTGACAGACAGGAGGCAGCTGCTTCTCTTGTGTCCTCAGCTGTGGGACAACAGAATGGTAATGTGGTCCGTGTCTGTTCAAACCCCCCCTGTGAGACCCATGAGACAGGCACCACCAACACTGCCACAACAGCCACATCCAACATGGCTGGGCAGCATGGCTGCTCAAACCCTCCTTGTGAGACCCATGAGACAGGCACTACCAGCACTGCTACTACAGCCATGTCCAGCATAGGCACTGGGCAGCAGCGAGACACTCGCCATGCCTCTAGCACCCCCACTGTAGTGCGGATCACTGTGGCTCCTGGGGCATTGGAGAGAGCCCAGAGTACTATGAAGCCTCAGTGCCAAACGCAGCAGACCAACATGACCAGCACCACCATGACTGTGCAGGCCACCGGAGCTCCGTGCCCAGCTGGCCCACTGCTCAGACCAAGTGTGGCACTGGAGGCTGGGAGCCACAGCCCTGCCTTTGTGCAGCTAGCCCTTCCAAGTGTTAGAGTTGGGCTAAGTGGCCCTAGCAACAAGGACATGCCCACAGGGCACCAGCTGGAGACATATCATACTTATACAACCAATACCGCAACCACAGCCCTCTCTATCATGGGTGCTGAGGAGCTTGGTGCAGCTCAGGTGGTCCCCACATCTACATACGAGAGCTTCCAGGCAAGCTCTCCCAGCAGCACCATGACTATGACAGCCCTAGAGGCACTGTTGTGCCCTTCAGCTACCGTGAGCCAAGTCTGCTCCAACCCACCATGTGAGACCCATGAGACGGGCACCACCAACACTGCCACTACCTCCAATGCGGGCAGTGCCCAGCGGGTATGCTCCAACCCGCCTTGTGAGACTCATGAGACTGGaaccacacacacagccactaCTGCCACATCAAATGGAAGTGCAGGCCAGCCTGAGGGTGGACAACAGACTGCCGGCCGTCCCTGTGAGACACACCAGACCACTTCCACTGGCACCACTATGTCAGTCAGTGTGGATGCCCTGCTTCCTGATGCTACTCCTGCTCGTGAAACCCTGGAGTCTGGCTTAGAGGTGGTAGCAGTGCCCACTGTCACCTCCCAGGCTGGTACCACGTTGCTGGCTTCTTTCTCAACACAGAGGGTATGCTCCAACCCTCCTTGCGAGACCCATGAgacaggcaccacacacacagctacCACTGTCACCTCTAACATGAGCTCAAACCAAG ACCCTCCACCAGCTGCCAGTGACCAGGGAGAGGTGGTGAGCACCCAAGGTGACAGTGCAAACATTACCAGTGCCAGTGGTATCACAACAGTGTCCTCCACACTGCCACGTGCAGTGACCACTGTGACACAGTCTACACCAGTCCCAGGTCCCTCTGTGCCG AACATCTCATCACTGACTGAGACTACCCCAGGGGCTCTGACTTGCGAAGTCCCCATCCCAGCCACGATAACAGTGACCATAGCCAACACAGAAACTTCTGACATGCCCTTCTCTGCTGTTGACATCCTGCAGCCCCCAGAGGAACTCCAGGTCTCACCAGGGCCTCGCCAGCAGCTGCCACCACGGCAACTCCTTCAGACTGCCTCTACCCCTCTGATGGGGGAGTCCGCCGAGGTCCTGTCAGCCTCCCAGACCCCTGAGCTCCAGGCCGCCGTGGATCTGAGCAGCACTGGGGACCCATCTTCAGTCCAGGAGTCTGCCAGCTCTGCTGTCGTGGCCACTGTGGTGGTCCAGCCACCTCCACCTGCACAGTCTGAAGTAGACCAGTTATCACTTCCCCAAGAACTGATGGCTGAGGcccaggcaggcaccaccaccctTATGGTAACAGGGCTCACCCCAGAGGAGCTGGCTGTGACTGCTGCTGCTGAAGCAGCTGCCCAAGCTGCAGCCACTGAAGAAGCTCAAGCcttggccatccaggcagtgctCCAGGCTGCACAGCAAGCTGTCATGG CAGGCACTGGGGAGCCCATGGATACAtctgaagcagcagcagcagtgacacAAGCAGAGCTGGGTCACCTTTCAGCTGAGGGTCAAGAAGGTCAGGCCACCACCATACCCATTGTGCTGACACAGCAGGAGCTTGCAGCCctggtgcagcagcagcagcagctccaggaGGCTCAAGCTCAAgcccagcagcagcaccacctcCCTACTGAGGCTCTGGCCCCGGCCGACAGTCTCAATGACCCATCCATCGAGAGCAACTGCCTCAACGAGCTAGCTAGTGCCGTCCCTAGCACTGTGGCCTTGCTACCCTCAACAGCCACTGAGA GCCTGGCTCCATCCAACACATTTGTGGCTCCCCAGCCTGTTGTTGTAGCCAGCCCAGCAAAAATGCAGGCTGCAGCTACCCTAACTGAAGTGGCCAATGGCATCGAGTCCCTGGGTGTG aaaccagacctgccacccccacccagcaAAGCCCCTGTGAAAAAGGAGAACCAGTGGTTTGATGTGGGGGTCATTAAGGGTACCAGTGTAATGGTGACACACTATTTTCTGCCACCAGATGATGCTGTTCAGTCAGAT GATGACTCAGGCATGGTCCCAGACTATAACCAGCTGAAGAAGCAGGAGCTACAGCCAGGCACTGCCTATAAATTTCGTGTTGCTGGAATCAATGCTTGTGGCCGGGGGCCCTTTAGTGAGATCTCAGCCTTTAAGACCTGTTTGCCTGGTTTCCCAGGGGCTCCTTGTGCCATTAAAATCAGCAAG